ACTGCCGGCTGCTACTGGCTCGCCTCCCGGTGCCGCACCATCTCCGGCATGCGTGTCCGCAGCCCCCCGGTATGCCGCTCGAAAATGggcctcttttctttcttttcgttaCGTGATGAAGTATGAGTTGGCATTTTGCGGGGACACTTCTCCCTTGACGGCCTGAAACACAGAATTTTTGTTCCACTCCCTCCGTCCTTCACCCGTCTCCGGCCGTTGGGCCGTTTGAGGTTCCccagggagagagagagagggagagggccgTGGACAACCGAACTGGCCGGTCCACTTTGTCAACCATAAGCAGCTCGCTAGACCGACACCCACGGAGGGAGAGTTTCCATGTTCCTAAATTatgccggcgccgccgccgccgccgctgggCCGGTGCCGGTATGCCGTTTGTCCGCCGGACACGACAGACGGGGTAGAGAGGTGCTGGTCTCACGATCCTGTGCCACGCGATCTAACACACTTTGCTCACCAATTCCCAACGACAGCCACGCACCTTGATTTCTGATTCGACCCTTCATCTTTGTGTCTCTCTCTGCTTTGTGTTACCCCATCCTCCCCTCAGGCATGATGACCTTTGCCACCTGAAGCCCTTCTCTAACACGCCCCTTGGGGTCAGTTCAAAGTCACCCGAGACTGCCGAGTTGGCACCACCATCATGCCCTCCATCACGCATTCCCATACATTGCTAGCTTTGAGTGGTCTCTTTAGTATGGGGACTATTGGGGATAGTAAGACGAgtgagagggggggggagtGTTAGAATCTGTGATTTCTCGGAGCCATGTACCTTTACGCGGCCATGTGTTGTACAGCAACTCATCCAATCTGCAATTTGTTTCGATACTTGCTCGTCAGTTGTCGCTCCGCTCTCCGATGACATCCTGGTATTCTTTTTGAGCCTCACGGGGCATGCACTGTGACCATACTATTTTCTGGCCGCATAACCATGCACAGCTCCTACGTGGTCATTCGTTTTCACATTTACCTTGCTAATGGTACAAAGAAAAGTGCGAGGCGgacgagacgagacgagaagagaaggaaaaagccACCGGCCGTGCCGTCAGCCATTCCGTTCCGTTTGAGAAATGGGGGGCCAGCACAAGGGCGTCGAATGCGGTGCTATGTACCACATACTCACTGTATGTACGTACCTATCATTTGTCTCAGGCCGGTCGGCCGGTCGCTGTCTGTTCTGTCTCTGTCTCCTGTTGGTGTGGTTGTGATGGTGAGGAGTATTACACAACAGCAGTCTCACTGTTAGCTCCTGGCATGTTACGCAGATTTTTCCGTTGTATCCAAGACAAGCTTTTTGTGTCTGTATCCACTTGCTTCTTTGGGGATTGACGACACTTTGGTCTGACTTCCTGTATGTTTTGTCTCTGAACTGGTCAAGGCAAGATCTGcgacaaagaggaagagttcTGAGCCTGGGAAAAGGAGATGCCAGAGATGGAAGAGCGAAGTGAACCGTagtgaaagaaaaagagtgTATTTCGAGGGACGGCATATCTCGAACAATACCCACCTTCACTTTTCGTCTGCTTCGTAGATTTCTACTCAGATACGTATATTGAAGTGCTGTAGTCTTTTTACAAGTTGTGGGAGCCCGTAATAAAGCTCTGAGCACTAGGTAAGCTTTAGCAACACAAGTAAAGCATGATACGCCATTGTCATCATGTGCGAAAGATGCAATCCCCTTTCAAGAGTCTAAATACTGTGAATGATATATCTTGATAATGGTAGTCACCAGACAACGTTCATCTTCCAATATCCCAGTGTACCGGTACTCAATCGAATAGGGACTTCCTTGCCATGTTCGATGTGTGAAGCAAAACTGCACGCCTAGAATCTCACATGCCACATTGCTGGTACACCAAGCTCAGGGGCAAGCTCCAAGGGCTGGGGCCAGGGCCGTCCGCGTCTGTATCTGTGTTGTGTATGTCCGTATCTGTGTTTAAGTGACacaaagaaggggaaaaggttCTATGCGCTCCGCCTACCAGTGCCACACCTATGTAGGTAAAGAACAACTGAGCACTTATGTATTACCCCTAGACTAGTCAAGGAAGCTGTCGAGGCTTGAAatcccagccagccagctagCTAGCCTAGGTAACACTATTTCTCACGACTCACGCCTCACATGACTCAAATCAGCCCAGATTCAGCAACTTGCTGTGTCGCTGTATCACATCACCGACTAACTTGTACCCAGCCGGTAGGTTGAACGCCAGTTTGGTTCTGTCGGGGCTTGTACAACTTTCACTGGGCATAGTGAGAGGGAGACTAGGGCGGACGTGAATGTTTCAGTCTCAGCCGACGGTAGCTTGTAGAATTATGTACCGCAGCATTGATATTGGGAGGTTAGAAGTAAGAATGCTTTCTTGGCAGGTAGTAGGCTTTGTTGGTTTACACGCATCCCTGAGTTCATGAAGTCTGTTCCAACACTGGGAAAAGACAAGCGGGTGGGCGTAAAGGTTTGTGACTTCGAAGTCCGGGATGTAGACGAGGGCATTCACACTTTGGCACGAGGTTTGCACGGAACGAAAAAGACAATACCGGACGGGATCGAACTGGCAGTTACAGAAACAGAGCCATGTTATGGGGCAACTGGCGTGATTGATCGAGATAAGCTTTGATGATCTCGTCCCCGGAAAAGAACCATGAATCCTTTCGGGAGGGCTTCCAGACACAATTGCCCAGCCAGCCCGCTATGAGAACAACCACAAAGATTTAGGCTGTGCGATGGCTTCATTGCACGAATAACTTGGCCAAGCAGAAGATCCTAGATTGGAGGCCGACTTCAACCAAGATGCCTGCTTGATCGCCCGGAAGCCTCCATGACTTCCTGATTTTTCCACTGCAGTATGTTAGATGTCCAGGCGCTCAATCCAGGCTTTGTACCCCTGTCTAACGAGGTGTGTATGTGTGAGAGAGTGATTGTATAACAGTGACTCACATACCTCGACGGGTGAGTTAGTAAAGAATTGTAATGTACCTCTCCGTCAGCTTGGCCTCCATTTTTACCAAAAATATCGCCAACCCTGAAAAACTTTGCGGAAATTGTTGAAGCAGCGACCTGGACTGTGGGGTTACGCCTTCCCCAAAATGCCGATCGGGAggtatagaagaagaagcgacggAGAGCAATTGGGAAGGAGCGAGCGGCCGAACTGCTAGGGTTGTCCCtgcctctctccctctttctctttctttgaaAAGCAAAGCCAAAAGACCTccgagggaggagaaaaaaaatgaggaaaaaaatgaagaaaCAGCGGTTGTCAATGTTACGACGACTGGACTGGCGGTCACCGGCGTATCTATGAGGGCGAGCGGGATCTCGAATCACTATCCCAGTGTCCATAGTCATACGTTTTTAGTATTGATGTCTGGTGCTTAGAAGTGATGGTGTTTGAAGGTGTGATGAGGGAGCGATGTGAGGTGGTTATATACATGTTTCACTTTGGACTTCGAACCTAGGTACACTTAATCAGAATTCCAATCGCTCCCGCAAGTTTTATTATATGTTCATGAGTTGTCGGTTTCTGCCGGATTCATTATTCATGATATGGTCTGTCGAAATCATTTGAAGGTATCCCACAACTTGACTCGCACTGGTGGACTTCATGTCCACTCTCGACATACTGATTTGACTTTCATGATTGGCTGTTCCGCCACATCATATTTAACGTGATTATTGTCGACTAGCGATATCTAAACGAGACCTCCCATTATGCATTCCATTCATAGAGCAACATTACATCAGATaacaaacaagaagaaacccTTTGAATCATTGACTATGCCCTGATGCCAATCCTCATGCCAGATAAAAGAAGCCAGCCCATCTCAACCTTcgccaaccaaccaaacccTTTTCAATACCTGTAGACCTGTAGAAAATAAACAAGACGAGAAGGAAAGGACAAACAACAGAAGTGaaagtaaaagaaaaagacaatTAAGACATATGTTTAGTAGTACATGGAAAGAGAGAGCAGAAAGGTGTGATAACAACTGGTATCTCTAGCAAAATTctcgctctctctctcccttcgCAGTTTTCGGCTTTGTGCGTTTTGTCGCCTTTATCTATCAGCGTTGTCAACAGAACACAAAGTGTTCGAAAACAATAACGATGAGATAATAATTTCGGATGACGGATGATGATATGCAATGatttcccctccctcccagTCCTGTGAAAGCCAGTTCCATTTCCGTTTGCCAGCAATTCTTTCCTTCGTGACTTCCCATACCCTCCCCTTTCCCGTCCGTTATCTTCATCTTCCGTGTTTTTGTGTGTGAACGAATAATGTAGTGAGGTCCCGTCGGCAGATTTATTAGAAGAACCTCGAAAGAGCATTACTCAGATTGATAAAGTCGACAGGTTTCGTTACGTAGTCGTTGAACCCTGCTTGGAGACACTTATCCTGGACGTCACTCATGACGTTTGCCGACAGGGCAATGATGGGCAACGCCCTTCCAGGAAAGTTGCCCTTGGCTTCCCACTCACGAATTTCACGGCAGGCTTGATATCCGTCCTTGCGTGGCATGTGGAGATCGCACTGTTGGGACGATGGTTAGGTACAGAGCTCACTTGCTAAGCGACATACGGCGGGTGTGATAAGACATACCAAGATCAACGAAAAGTAGTCATGAGGCCGCGAAAACACGACATCAGTGCACTCTACTCCGTCTGCGACCAACTCCACGTCCACGCCGACCTTCTTAAGATACTTTTGCAGCACCTTTTGGTTGACCAAGTTGTCCTCAACTAAGAGGACTTTGTACCCCTTGTTGCCCATGCGCTTCTCCACCTCAAGGTAACTCTGCTTTTGGTTTTCCACTAACTGCTCTGCCGTTGATCTGTTCCGGTCGATGCTGAGATCACGCTCCTTGGCCGGATCAAAGATCACCGCGAACCGTGAAGGCTTGACAGGTTTGTAGATATAGGTCACCCGGTTTTCAGACAAAATGTCCTCATACTGGGTACCGGCTACCTGCTTCAGAACCGCCTGTCGCTGTACCGAGTCGGAGAGAATGAGGATGGTAACGCCGCGGCCAATCATGGTTGAGCGCTGGACTTCATCCATCAACTCAATGATCTGCTCAGGTGTCGGAAGGTTAACCACCACGTGCGTGAAGAAGACGGGGTCCTCACCACCGATCAGCTTGCGCGCCTCCTGAACAGATGCGACCGCTGTAATCTGGTGAGGGTTACTCTTTGGCAGCGTCATCTCGATATGCTTCGTCGTGGCTTCGCGGCTGTGCGTTTGCGGGCAGATAATCAAGATGGAAAATAGGGATGTGTGATACCCATCGCTATCTTCTGAACCACCGCCCTCTTTAATGGTAGGCCTCGACAGGCGCTCGTTGCTGGAGTTGCTAGGCGTTGGGGTCGTGCCCGCGTCGGagccacctcctcctctgccatGAGGCATTTCAAGCTTCATCTGGGACAAATCGTGCCCACTAGCACGGGCAGCCTCGCTAAATCGTGCTAAGGACCCGACGTTGACAGACGATATGGATGAGCGTTCAGTGTTTCGGGTGCGTGACGAGTGGATAGACGGTTCCGAGCTACCGGTGGAGACTGCTGCCGGCGATCTAGTGTCAGACTCAACAGGTACCACTGAGCCCGATGAAGGTGCAGAAGTGAGATATGGCCTACTGTGAGGGGATGCCATGGAGGACCGACGGAGAATGTTCATTTCCGGTATAAGGCCTGGCGTAGGCGCAGGTGGTGCAGCCAGGTCAGGGTTGTCGGATTCTGTGGGAAGCCCAAACCTTGCGGTAAAGGTGAACGTTGATCCCTTTCCTAGCACCGCCTTACCGTCCATCTTACCGCCGTGTAGCTCGACCAGTTGGCGCGAAATGACCAAACCTAGGCCACTTCCACCGTGTTGGCGGGTACTGCTTCCATCAATCTGGCTGAAGGGTTTGAAGATCAActcggcttcctcttcggtGAAGCCTCTTCCAGTGTCAATGATGGAGAACTCAAGCATAATCTCGTTCTCGTACAAATGGCCATGGTTGGGAACAACAACCTTGCAGCGGCTGAATACCTCTCCTTCATTAGTGAACTTGATGGCATTGCCGATGACGTTGAGCAAGACCTGGCGGATTCGGACCTTATCACCCTTGACCCATGCAGGCACGTCTTCTTCGACAACATAGTTGAGCTCGAGACGCTTGGCGATCGCCATGGTGGACACCAGCTCGTTGACATCCTCGATGAGAGAGCGCGTGTGAAACCATTCGTAGTTCAACTTCATCATGCCTGCATCAACCTTGGAAAGATCCAGGATATCGTTGATGATCATGATCAGACTGTTGGCGCTGGTCTGAATGGTATTCGTGTAATCACGTTGCTCCTCGTTGAGTGTGGTATCCTGAAGGAAACTGACCATACCAGAAATGCCAATAAGAGGGGTTCGGATCTCATGCGACATGTTGCTAAGGAAACGGCTCTTCGACTCCATAGCCTCCTTTAACTTGGTTTCCAGGAGTTTCAGATCGTTGATGTCGGTGGCAGAGCCGAAATAAGAGCTGACGCCATTACCAAAGTCGACATTATCAATCTCAACGCATCGAATGAGATGCCAGCGATACTCGCCGGTCTTGGAACGTAGTCGGATCTCTGTTGTGTATGAGAGCTGGCCCTTGCTGTCGGTGCTGATTTTGATGACTCCCTGCCTGGCAAGCTCGGACAGGTTAGGACCGGCGAGATCGTTAGCAGAACTGCTGGTGCTACTGCTGTGTCGGGTGAGAGCTGGGTGTACGGGCCCAGACACATTTTCAGCGTGAGGGGTAGCAGGCTGTTTGCCCATAGCGGCCATGCCAAACTTGCTGGGCGAAGGCGAATGGTCATGCTTTGTCTTGTCCTGCCTGACATGTGGTGAGGTGGGTCGTTCGAGGGGAATCCGGCATTTAGCCAGATCCTCTGGGTGCACGAAATCCATGAAGCCAAGTCCAAGAACATCATCAAAACCTTGTCCGGTATAAGAAAGCCATTGCTCGTTCGCGAAAGTGATACCCTCGTCTTCAGTTGCAGTGAAGATGATCTGGGGGATTAAGTTAGCAAGCAGACGATGCTTTGCCTCCGATACCTCGATCTCTTCCTGCCGTGCTGCTCTGAGCTGTGCGACATGCTTATCATGGATATCCATATATGAACCCAGGAACTGCATGATAACACCCCGCTTGTCCTTGGAGGCGACAGCCCGCGCTTGGAACCACCGATAAGCCCCGTCGAAGCGACGGATTCTTACGGTCTCTGAGAGCGGTTCCCCGGTACGGACAGACGCACTCCATTTACGAAGGTACTCTTCTCTGTCTTCAGGGTGGATGCTCCCCCAAGGGTCTGCGGCCAAATCGCTAGAGGTTTGCCCGCGGTATGTCAAGAACCGACTGTTCACCCAGACGATTTCACCCGTTTGTGGAAGGGCTACGAAGACATGAGCGGGCAAAGAGTCAAGGATAAGGCCTTTGAGCTTGTCCGATGGTGGTGTCATGTCTGTCGATGAGATCGATCCTTGCCTAGATGCCGTTGCGCCCTGGTTTATACCTTTGCCGACGGTGGAGCTCGGAGGAAGGGACTGGAATGTGGTGGCAAAGTCGGCACCATATGAGTGCAACTGCGTGTGCCGATGCTGGCCTGTGGGAGTACCAGCAGGCTTTCTCCGTTGAGTCTCGACTGGCTGACTGCTTGCGATGCCGCCTCTTTCTTCCCGCTGCTCTTTGAGAACGGCAGTCTTCTGTTGTGAGTTTGTCGGCGAAGGTTCATCAATACTCCGGCGGTTGCTTTCTCCGCTTCCCTGAGACTCCTGCGACACGGGAGCGACACCAGCTGCATCCTGCCACTGAGACTTCCCTCCGGGTATCTTCAAGGAACCCTTCCTTTCAAGGGTTGTACTTTCTCGTGATCCTGTCTTGGTTCGTTGTCCCACACCAGTACCTCCCGGCTTTggcgtggtggtgaagtAACTGTCCCCAGCGGCGACAGGAGCTGGGCTGGCAGAGGATGACCTCTTGCCCATTAGATAACTCAGAGCCGAGGAATCCCAAGTAGGCGTCCCATTCGGAGAGTGGATGACACTGCGAGAGGGACCAGAGTACTCGCTAGGACTGGTTATGCTGCCAGCGTGCGACTGCTGAGAGATACTGTCATCGGTTGGGAGGTATCCCATTGTGAAAGCGGTAGGATCAGCCAGCGGACGTCCGTCAGGACCCAGCGCACCAAAGCCAACCGTCTGTGGCCTTCGTTTCTGGAGACCGTTCAGCTCCGTTTCGAGGTTAGTATAGTGACGACACAGAGAAAAAGATGTGGCCAGATGTGGTGCCAAGTGCTCCAACG
The Neurospora crassa OR74A linkage group II, whole genome shotgun sequence DNA segment above includes these coding regions:
- the nik-2 gene encoding two-component histidine kinase CHK-1, variant, which codes for MRFFSLHRRSHSKEKEKEKEKEKEKRKSITLPLLRPRSTERPRTTESTLTSTTTTTPALTPTPTLTITDTTAATTPTITTAKPVTPPRTTTPPRTVIESPDSHCSNQYAIARSHTGPTDGYALNPPEASAPSEQLEHQDQMTGGANGRGGLGSLQLPTPHLRASNQHTLAPVVDDIRSRDSVRKPSRLSSEVSFNDSPFSEPTSEERDLQQVENGKRTVGESQRGKMDTSEAKRQLSQYRLHLAREMEKREIVAATENRLAIPGPARVSPIQEEASSPSPQLPQSGSEPTTTSTESGNTIRGGVTPGLTARTPSYPFPRMASSPGFPHSGLPFHRPFTTLSPTTFPTTHSSTGAHVSFAGIQGLDHSVSNPSTPASAMTFLPPGCSGTVQGEFATPNLYDLTLMLSAEPGLDAWWHTVVQIMTEVYRAERVTLAVPADPTDIENVPWGQKATYNPHQEDGLSLGYLARGSSFVHSSTDDITDLYQNNDESLKPKGLARPGLPSRHSFSSYEDSKDKKESIERTPVTPLRPPMASRSKTAHPGVGRDRDVSEDDDVAVSLNREALAEHDALEGQQPIPSWEAPITNKREGHGKLLNVLQALDYEADPLIDHNGVLRVLERGRVVALTRSYPYLTQTSSTDSKAADPRVATRSQSPEGPRKKIKKIRTRSESATKLSALLGSATLSTAAGRTSGGHGLEKKATGIASRLDDEYPRPPTPKYEEYEQAPPSPWSQSPAPSPAVRADPSENPFFADAMVDEESFNPGSAPPDYSALQPPEAIGVDNSWTVLHIPLTHVLLSKPQQPGFKLDSTFLEQKMSQRGKSSHTPTIPTPYQEPVAKEKHAPIAILSILSPIIPYPTNLRHSLEHLAPHLATSFSLCRHYTNLETELNGLQKRRPQTVGFGALGPDGRPLADPTAFTMGYLPTDDSISQQSHAGSITSPSEYSGPSRSVIHSPNGTPTWDSSALSYLMGKRSSSASPAPVAAGDSYFTTTPKPGGTGVGQRTKTGSRESTTLERKGSLKIPGGKSQWQDAAGVAPVSQESQGSGESNRRSIDEPSPTNSQQKTAVLKEQREERGGIASSQPVETQRRKPAGTPTGQHRHTQLHSYGADFATTFQSLPPSSTVGKGINQGATASRQGSISSTDMTPPSDKLKGLILDSLPAHVFVALPQTGEIVWVNSRFLTYRGQTSSDLAADPWGSIHPEDREEYLRKWSASVRTGEPLSETVRIRRFDGAYRWFQARAVASKDKRGVIMQFLGSYMDIHDKHVAQLRAARQEEIEVSEAKHRLLANLIPQIIFTATEDEGITFANEQWLSYTGQGFDDVLGLGFMDFVHPEDLAKCRIPLERPTSPHVRQDKTKHDHSPSPSKFGMAAMGKQPATPHAENVSGPVHPALTRHSSSTSSSANDLAGPNLSELARQGVIKISTDSKGQLSYTTEIRLRSKTGEYRWHLIRCVEIDNVDFGNGVSSYFGSATDINDLKLLETKLKEAMESKSRFLSNMSHEIRTPLIGISGMVSFLQDTTLNEEQRDYTNTIQTSANSLIMIINDILDLSKVDAGMMKLNYEWFHTRSLIEDVNELVSTMAIAKRLELNYVVEEDVPAWVKGDKVRIRQVLLNVIGNAIKFTNEGEVFSRCKVVVPNHGHLYENEIMLEFSIIDTGRGFTEEEAELIFKPFSQIDGSSTRQHGGSGLGLVISRQLVELHGGKMDGKAVLGKGSTFTFTARFGLPTESDNPDLAAPPAPTPGLIPEMNILRRSSMASPHSRPYLTSAPSSGSVVPVESDTRSPAAVSTGSSEPSIHSSRTRNTERSSISSVNVGSLARFSEAARASGHDLSQMKLEMPHGRGGGGSDAGTTPTPSNSSNERLSRPTIKEGGGSEDSDGYHTSLFSILIICPQTHSREATTKHIEMTLPKSNPHQITAVASVQEARKLIGGEDPVFFTHVVVNLPTPEQIIELMDEVQRSTMIGRGVTILILSDSVQRQAVLKQVAGTQYEDILSENRVTYIYKPVKPSRFAVIFDPAKERDLSIDRNRSTAEQLVENQKQSYLEVEKRMGNKGYKVLLVEDNLVNQKVLQKYLKKVGVDVELVADGVECTDVVFSRPHDYFSLILCDLHMPRKDGYQACREIREWEAKGNFPGRALPIIALSANVMSDVQDKCLQAGFNDYVTKPVDFINLSNALSRFF